In one window of Acidaminococcales bacterium DNA:
- a CDS encoding PaaI family thioesterase, with product MEFKKNSDAAYPLHTGDLLGALMERNPAVALLEPSGLTVKEGCVAEMALPIKEKHTNIYGAVHGGVFASALDTAMGYACHLKTRANIVTLNITTSFIANCGKGALINVTGRPVHAGRRIVVAEGEARTQEGELLATAQGTFFVLGEHPANGIKAPDAVEQKHIGAEG from the coding sequence ATGGAATTTAAAAAAAACAGCGACGCGGCTTACCCGCTTCATACGGGCGATCTGTTGGGCGCGCTCATGGAGCGGAACCCGGCGGTTGCCTTGCTGGAACCAAGCGGCCTGACGGTAAAGGAAGGCTGCGTGGCGGAGATGGCTTTGCCCATAAAGGAAAAGCATACCAACATATACGGGGCGGTACACGGAGGCGTGTTCGCCAGCGCGCTTGACACGGCGATGGGCTATGCCTGTCATCTGAAAACGCGCGCCAACATTGTTACCTTAAATATAACCACCTCCTTTATCGCCAATTGCGGCAAAGGCGCGCTAATCAACGTAACAGGGCGCCCGGTGCACGCCGGCAGGCGCATCGTAGTGGCCGAGGGCGAGGCGCGCACGCAGGAAGGGGAACTTTTGGCCACGGCGCAGGGTACTTTCTTTGTTTTGGGGGAACACCCCGCGAATGGGATAAAAGCGCCCGATGCCGTAGAGCAAAAGCACATCGGCGCAGAGGGCTGA
- a CDS encoding MarR family transcriptional regulator: MIVKQADELINIFNSVISEYKKCIDKISKKFNLYVGQTDILFLLDERSGRSQKELAGALGVSKATVGVSLRRMESAGLVNRATDPRDARCVRVSLTDKGMAICNKCKAAHKTIYASMFGDAGGEKRKAIYDVLDEINKELIEMRKK; this comes from the coding sequence ATGATTGTGAAGCAAGCGGACGAACTGATCAATATATTCAACAGCGTAATTTCTGAATACAAAAAATGCATTGACAAAATATCTAAAAAATTCAATCTTTATGTTGGGCAGACGGACATATTGTTCCTTCTGGACGAGCGTTCCGGCCGCTCGCAAAAAGAACTGGCCGGCGCGCTCGGCGTAAGCAAGGCTACCGTGGGAGTGTCCTTGCGGCGCATGGAGTCGGCCGGCCTCGTCAACAGGGCCACGGATCCGCGCGATGCGCGTTGCGTCAGGGTCAGCCTTACCGACAAGGGAATGGCCATCTGCAACAAATGCAAAGCGGCTCATAAAACCATATACGCCAGCATGTTCGGCGACGCCGGCGGCGAAAAGCGGAAAGCGATATACGATGTCTTGGACGAAATAAATAAAGAGCTTATCGAAATGCGGAAAAAATGA
- a CDS encoding response regulator encodes MGKINSEYANKLNSALAEITKTPALTAGILEDAANVIAREGCYALNTHRIGIWQVVDSGSCLMLKSIGSYNKISDEHVVQDDFPLDERPQYVKLLSTKRLIVINDALNTDILPNLQESYGPEICSLLDAPIRIGGKLVGVVCIEQDRCPEFPERREWSIEEQNFASSLADFVALSMESAKRRLIMRRTENLMSNLPGMVYQCLNDPPNFTFIFVSEGCRELVGYAPEELLGNNALRFFDMVHPDDLESLEKLNAETLSLGLPLETTFRIIMKDGSVKWIWERSRVVEKNPDGSPRLLEGFYTDITEQRRLEAAELANRAKSEFLANMSHEIRTPMNAVLGMADLALRSFPHENVLTYLVNIKTAATSLLSIINDILDFSKMESGAVELLPEKYDVRSIINDIVAMIHMRIGDKPLDFIVDDDPEMPHEMIGDMTRIKQIAINLLTNAVKFTRAGNVIFSIGAEPSGKIGYYKLKIAVRDTGIGIRKEDMPVLFNNFSQLDTRKNRGIEGTGLGLAISKKLVELMDGEIQVESVYGEGSCFSFYVMQKIEDKSPSTMLAGRDGLRVAVWFDNTEKALVTSRKIGKMGVSCDILAGPAEMGKYSHVFFDFAKYDDFDLGKIYCPDTQLIAVTLRAPDTHELPPGIKLVTSPLTCLTIAQILGSHAADAFSKGLSELEDVSLRLHGTRLLVVDDNDINLVIAENVLITYGGTVDTANSGAQAIELVQKNDYDIVFMDHMMPEIDGVDATKIIRALPGEKYRKLPIVALTANVMGNVRDLFMESGMNDFLSKPLETREIEKVLCEWLPRDKWSVDEPAGGSKIKKDL; translated from the coding sequence GTGGGCAAAATCAATTCCGAATACGCGAACAAATTAAACAGCGCCCTCGCGGAAATAACCAAGACGCCCGCGCTTACGGCCGGCATATTGGAGGACGCGGCCAACGTGATCGCGCGCGAGGGCTGTTACGCGCTGAATACGCATCGCATCGGCATATGGCAGGTGGTCGATAGCGGCAGTTGCTTGATGCTCAAAAGCATCGGCAGCTATAACAAAATATCGGACGAACATGTAGTGCAGGACGATTTTCCCTTGGACGAACGGCCGCAATATGTGAAACTGCTCTCGACCAAGCGCCTGATCGTAATCAATGACGCGCTTAATACGGACATATTGCCCAATTTGCAAGAATCGTACGGGCCGGAGATCTGTTCCTTGCTGGATGCTCCTATTCGCATCGGCGGGAAATTGGTGGGCGTGGTTTGCATTGAGCAGGATCGCTGCCCGGAATTTCCCGAAAGGCGCGAATGGTCAATTGAGGAACAAAATTTCGCGTCCTCGCTCGCCGACTTTGTCGCGCTCTCCATGGAAAGCGCCAAGCGGCGCCTGATCATGCGGCGCACCGAAAATTTGATGAGCAATCTGCCCGGCATGGTTTACCAATGCCTGAACGACCCGCCGAATTTTACTTTCATTTTCGTCAGCGAAGGCTGCCGGGAGCTTGTCGGCTATGCGCCCGAAGAACTCTTGGGCAACAACGCGCTGAGATTTTTTGACATGGTGCATCCGGACGATTTGGAATCTTTGGAAAAGCTTAACGCCGAAACACTTTCCCTTGGCCTGCCGCTGGAAACTACCTTTCGCATCATTATGAAGGACGGCAGCGTCAAGTGGATTTGGGAACGCAGCCGGGTGGTGGAAAAAAATCCTGACGGCAGCCCTCGCCTATTGGAAGGGTTTTACACCGACATCACCGAGCAGCGGCGGTTAGAAGCCGCAGAGCTTGCCAATCGGGCGAAATCCGAATTTCTGGCCAACATGAGCCATGAAATCCGCACCCCCATGAACGCCGTCCTCGGCATGGCCGATCTTGCCCTGCGCAGTTTCCCCCATGAAAACGTGCTCACATATTTGGTAAACATAAAAACGGCGGCGACTTCGCTGCTTTCCATTATCAACGACATTCTTGATTTTTCCAAGATGGAGTCCGGCGCGGTCGAACTTTTGCCGGAAAAATACGACGTGCGCTCAATCATCAATGACATTGTCGCCATGATCCACATGCGGATCGGCGACAAGCCGCTTGACTTTATTGTGGACGACGATCCGGAAATGCCGCACGAGATGATCGGCGACATGACCCGTATCAAGCAGATAGCCATCAACCTGCTGACAAACGCCGTAAAGTTCACCCGCGCGGGAAACGTCATTTTTTCCATCGGGGCGGAACCGTCCGGCAAGATCGGGTACTATAAACTGAAAATTGCGGTGCGGGACACCGGCATAGGCATCCGCAAAGAAGACATGCCCGTTTTGTTCAATAATTTTTCGCAGCTTGACACGCGCAAGAACCGCGGCATAGAAGGGACGGGGCTTGGCCTGGCCATATCAAAGAAGCTGGTGGAACTGATGGACGGCGAAATACAAGTGGAAAGCGTATACGGGGAGGGTTCTTGCTTCTCGTTTTATGTCATGCAAAAGATAGAGGACAAAAGCCCGTCCACCATGCTCGCCGGGAGGGACGGCCTGCGCGTGGCCGTCTGGTTTGACAACACGGAAAAGGCGCTCGTCACTTCCCGAAAGATCGGCAAAATGGGGGTAAGCTGCGACATATTGGCCGGTCCGGCCGAAATGGGCAAATATTCGCATGTATTTTTTGATTTTGCCAAATATGACGATTTCGATTTGGGTAAAATATACTGCCCGGACACGCAACTCATTGCGGTCACGCTGCGCGCGCCGGATACGCATGAATTGCCGCCGGGGATAAAACTTGTCACCAGCCCCCTTACCTGCCTCACCATCGCCCAGATCTTGGGCAGCCACGCCGCCGACGCTTTCAGCAAAGGCCTGTCCGAGCTTGAAGATGTTTCTTTGCGGCTTCATGGCACGCGGCTCTTGGTCGTCGACGACAATGACATCAACCTGGTAATCGCGGAAAATGTGCTGATAACGTACGGCGGAACGGTGGATACGGCCAATTCGGGCGCGCAAGCGATAGAACTCGTGCAGAAAAACGATTATGATATTGTGTTCATGGATCACATGATGCCGGAAATAGACGGCGTGGACGCCACAAAAATCATCCGGGCCCTGCCCGGGGAAAAATACCGCAAATTGCCGATAGTGGCGCTGACGGCCAATGTCATGGGCAATGTGCGGGATTTGTTTATGGAAAGCGGCATGAACGATTTTTTGTCAAAGCCGCTTGAAACTCGCGAAATCGAAAAAGTGCTGTGCGAGTGGCTTCCACGCGACAAATGGAGCGTAGATGAACCGGCCGGCGGCTCAAAAATCAAAAAGGATCTCTAA